In Blastopirellula marina, the DNA window GGGCCTGATGGGTGCCTCTATGTGCTCGATTGGTACGACCGATATCACTGTTATCAAGACGCCATGGCGCGGCCTGGGGACGTCGATCGTTTAAAGGGACGACTTTACCGGGTGCGTTATGAAGAGACGCCTCGCGCCAACACTTTCGATTTGGCACAGGAATCGGATGAACAACTGATCGCCCGATTACACTCCGGCAATCGCTTCTATCGCGAGATGGCTCAGCGAGTCCTCGCCGAACGAGCTAGTGACGCCGCGATCCAACCACTCGAAGCCTTAGTAATGGATACGTCTGCTCCGTTCAAAACAAGAATGCACGCGTTGTGGTCATTGATTGGCGCCCGTCAATTGAGCGACGAGTTTTCCATTCAGTTACTCAGCGACGAAGAACCGCAACTTCGGCGTTGGGCAATACGTTATCAGGGGATCCGCGCCTCCAATAACCCGGATGTCGCCCTTTTAATCCAGAAACTCACAAGTGATGCCCACCCGGATGTGCGACTGGAAGTTGCGATCTTGGCTCCTCAAGTCGATTACCTTCCGACGATCGCCACCTTGCTGGAAGTACTTCGAAGTTCACCGAACGACAAGTTGATTCCGCATATCGTCTGGCAGAACTTGCATCCGCAACTGGAAAAACAGACGCCTGATTACCTCGCGTTAATGACTCAAGCACCTTACGAAAGTGACGCGACAACCTTGTCTCTATTACCACGCGCAACCGATCGCATCTTAGCCACGCCCGGTGTATCTGTGGAACACGTTGCGACGCTCGTTAAGCTCTTGGCATCTGATCCAGGCCAGAAAGAACAACTCGCGATCTGCCTCCAACGAATTACCCAGCAAGCTCAATCTCGCGAACTCACCGGGGAACGTCTGGCCCAATTGAAAACGGAATTGGCCGAATCACTCTCGATGATTCTCAAGCAAGGAAATGAACATCCCGGATATTACGATGCCGCAAATCTTGCGTTGGCATGGAACGATCCACAAGCAATGGAGATTGTGCCCCAGGTATTCGCATCATCGCAGATGCCGCCCGCGAGACGAATTGCGGCCCTTGACTCGCTGCTGACAACCGGTCATTCACAAGCCAATCAGCTTGTGCGTCAATACTTTGAAGATCGCCGGAACGATCAGGCAATGATTGGTCAAGTGATTCAGACGCTTGGGAAAACCGATTCGGATGTCGTGCCTAAATTACTGCTTCCGCGGCTCGACTCGCTTTCATCACAGAACCGACCTAAAGCGATTGAAGTGCTGTTACAGCGACCATCTTGGGCGATCCTTCTACTAACGCAGATTGAAACTGGCAAGCTCGATAAAGAGACGCTGAGCATTAATCAACTTCAACGCCTGGTCACCACCTCGAGCGAAGATGTTGGGCGAAAAGTAAATGACATCTATGGAAGTATTCGAAGTGGACGAGACCCTTCGCGGACGCTGATCGTCGCGCAAATGCGTCGTCTGGTCTCATCGCGGCAAGGCGATCCCCATCGAGGGATTGAGGTTTACAACAAGCTCTGTGGTCAGTGCCACAAGCTACACGGTAAAGGGCAAGAGGTAGGGCCTGACATTACTGTAAATGGCCGTGGAAATCTGGAGCAGCTCCTCTCGAACGTTTTCGATCCGAGCTTAGTCATTGGCAAGGATTACCAGGCCGTCAACGTGCTAACCGTGGATGGACGTGTATTGTCAGGCCTATTGGTCGAGGATAGCGATTCCCGAGTTGTACTAAAAATGCAGGGAGGCAAACAGGAAACGATTGCTCGTGATGATGTCGACGTCATGAAGACTTCCGACACCTCACTCATGCCGGAAGGTATAGAGAAGCAACTTAAGTCTGAGGAGATCGTCGATCTATTCGCCTACCTAACGCTAACCCAACCACCAGAAGATCCAACCGCAGAACTCATCTCAGGGGCAAGCCCCATCGATCCCGCTCAAATCGTCCTCCCTCAACAGACTGAGAACCTGTTAGCCAACGCCCAGGTCAGCACGAACGTGGATAGCTTTGAAGCGGGAAAACGAGGTCAGCCGCGTGATTTGATCTATCTTCCACAAGCAAAGAAATTTCTCGCCAACTCGCAGTGGCACGAGATCGGTGTCGGAGGTGGTTCTGAGTTAGGGGTTCTAAACGAGTCAAAAGCAGTCACCTTGAGCGCAACTTGGAAGGAACCAGTCTCGGTGAATTTCATCACCCTTTCCGGAAGCTATCCCAATCAACCACAGCCCGATACAGCTTGGCGAATCGAAGCGAAAATCGATGGTGTTTGGCAAACGCTTGAACGCGGTGTCGGCGGATGGTACGACAGTGGGCGGTATGTATGGGGCTGGCCAGGTGCGGTGAGTATTCCTATGGAAGGATTTCGAGTTCGCATTTTTAGCCCCAACGAAAAAACCCCTGTTCGCAGCATTCATTTTCGCGGCGAAGAGGGGTTCTCATGGTTTGTCGGCAATCTACCGCCCGAGGTGAACGTCATCCGGCAGTAGGCTGATTGTAATGAGCAAATTAACTCGCCTTGCGATTGGAAACGGTGACAGCGCCTTCCTTGTTCGCGTGGAAAACGCCAGGATCGTCCGATCCATCGCCGTCCCAGTCACCGACCGTTGGGACGTCGTCCCATTCACCAAGCTGGAACACTTTGTCCGTGGGCTCTTCGACACCGTTTCCGTTGTCGTCGACGACCCAGTGACCATCACGGTAAATCCCTAGTTCGTCGATACCGTCTCCATTCCAGTCGCCAACTACCGGAATATCGCCTGCCTGACCGAAGTCGAATGCGGCATCCACGGCCGGATCCCAGCGACCGTCACCATTGCTATCGATATGCCAGGTGCCGTTACGGAAGACGGCGATCGTACTGATTCCATCACCATTGAAGTCTCCGGCTAGGGCATAGTCGCCGCCTACTCCAAAGTGGAAAGTATGGTCGATTAAGTCCTGACGGAACTTGCCATGCTGAGCCACTTTCAAAATACGCGTTCCGAGTGGAGCATGCTCCACCTTGGGTGGAATGTTTTTTGGTTTCTCGATCGAGACGATCCGGTTTGCCGCATCTGGCAAACCTGGTTCTTCCTTGACCGCGCGAGGATCGTTCGGCCACGCTTTGCCGAAGATGCCAATATCGTCTTTACCGTCACCATCCCAATCGCCCACCACAGGTTGATCGCCGTCATGGCCGAGCTTGGCGTACATATCTTCGTCATCCCACTGGCCGTTACCGTTGAGGTCAATGAACCAATGACCGTCAATGAAGACCCCGAGTTCGCTCACGCCGTCACCATTAAAATCACCGGCGACCGGAATGGCTTTCTTCGAACCAAATAGTCGACTGAGCAATTCGGCTTCTTCGCCATCTTCCCCTTCAGTAAGCAGCGTCCAGCGTGCCTCGCTGAGGTTGTCGGCATTCCATGGGTTGAACTCGCCACTGGCCGACGTTAGCCAGTAAGGTGCGTCGGACGTAGCGA includes these proteins:
- a CDS encoding PVC-type heme-binding CxxCH protein, which translates into the protein MPLRLLLRFSFSVVVAALFLPSLCLSAEKEDGFVPRRQQGIPGPPLSPQQAIQKMEVPEGFSVELVAAEPDLLNPVAMTFDEKGRIWVTESFEYPRHEPGPGRDRIKVLEDTDQDGAIDKVTIFAEGLNIPSGIAVGHGGVWVANAPDILFLQDTDGDLKADKQEVIVTGFGRTDTHELPNSLTWGPDGYLYGLNGVFNYSHVKHRDKDYVFTCALFRIDPRTRDFELFCEGTSNPWGVAFDPNGQAFISACVIDHLWHLTESGYYHRQGGPYPPHTWKIESIVKHKHQMAAYCGIEYFDSDAYPEEYRDCLYMGNIHGGCINVDVLQRDGSTYFAKPRPDFLTANDVWHMPVDQKTGPDGCLYVLDWYDRYHCYQDAMARPGDVDRLKGRLYRVRYEETPRANTFDLAQESDEQLIARLHSGNRFYREMAQRVLAERASDAAIQPLEALVMDTSAPFKTRMHALWSLIGARQLSDEFSIQLLSDEEPQLRRWAIRYQGIRASNNPDVALLIQKLTSDAHPDVRLEVAILAPQVDYLPTIATLLEVLRSSPNDKLIPHIVWQNLHPQLEKQTPDYLALMTQAPYESDATTLSLLPRATDRILATPGVSVEHVATLVKLLASDPGQKEQLAICLQRITQQAQSRELTGERLAQLKTELAESLSMILKQGNEHPGYYDAANLALAWNDPQAMEIVPQVFASSQMPPARRIAALDSLLTTGHSQANQLVRQYFEDRRNDQAMIGQVIQTLGKTDSDVVPKLLLPRLDSLSSQNRPKAIEVLLQRPSWAILLLTQIETGKLDKETLSINQLQRLVTTSSEDVGRKVNDIYGSIRSGRDPSRTLIVAQMRRLVSSRQGDPHRGIEVYNKLCGQCHKLHGKGQEVGPDITVNGRGNLEQLLSNVFDPSLVIGKDYQAVNVLTVDGRVLSGLLVEDSDSRVVLKMQGGKQETIARDDVDVMKTSDTSLMPEGIEKQLKSEEIVDLFAYLTLTQPPEDPTAELISGASPIDPAQIVLPQQTENLLANAQVSTNVDSFEAGKRGQPRDLIYLPQAKKFLANSQWHEIGVGGGSELGVLNESKAVTLSATWKEPVSVNFITLSGSYPNQPQPDTAWRIEAKIDGVWQTLERGVGGWYDSGRYVWGWPGAVSIPMEGFRVRIFSPNEKTPVRSIHFRGEEGFSWFVGNLPPEVNVIRQ